A part of Liolophura sinensis isolate JHLJ2023 chromosome 1, CUHK_Ljap_v2, whole genome shotgun sequence genomic DNA contains:
- the LOC135477943 gene encoding serine/threonine-protein kinase LMTK2-like, with translation MIDILALAVGLAALVAVVPLIIGCAQCFHRFLGFKDNVGYSQDIESGLGSTQDLPAADGTLYPPGESLDTESIKGITFEPLPDIVGHQTAADSALRPRVSTVTASENIRQAGYRYEVPRGQLFYVTEVGSGWFGQVLQGDAEKLRFGQSRTKVIVKVLKDDATPREQLQFLEEVRVFREVDHPNVLRFLGQCTETIPYLTILEHAANGDLKSYLLSNREDQEAFLERGILLKFACEMAAGLACMHRHDFIHRDFATRNCVVTNDFCVKVGDYGISEDIYKDDYMALEDDLIPIRWMAPETVAIQDGRIQVTEITRQANIWSLGVALWELCMLGERPYNYMTNDGVVTQVVLERFQQLPEPTTPVPWRSKVYDVMKFCWRDERPNIDTVYKALQHLWTAVSDSMMAEFDAKWKLLVDEKQSRSGSQTSSGEMEKEVVVNGSGPPIGHHELRVKAEVLAEEEIAGSAQHRDLQELATSSLGIDLIENFTPSKKTAGEELFQMTSTPIDKSEMTSSHITPPSASSNADAFITAKENLSITPSDSEVTSENLTEDLQKAEEARITVSDVSDEELVSPLGGDNQELTQDDTRLLIDVGSPQAPVSPSEEDSTLQQESSVLSRPDIIEDLVPRGAVQIPSDVQAPSSEHLHPIQSSVLEGTEDPGERDADGESSSQTKGSDGQEVSHAKEEGVSEQEPTQSLPTENVSRSLQPQAT, from the exons ATGATCGATATCCTGGCATTGGCTGTAGGATTGGCTGCTCTTGTGGCCGTGGTTCCTCTTATAATAGGATGTGCACAATGCTTCCACAGGTTTCTCGGATTTAAG GATAATGTTGGTTACAGTCAGGACATTGAGTCTGGTCTGGGCTCCACCCAAGACCTCCCTGCTGCTGATGGCACGCTGTACCCACCTGGGGAGAGTCTAGATACAGAGAGCATTAAGGGAATCACCTTTGAACCATTACCTGACATTGTGGGTCACCAGACAGCTGCTGATTCTGCCCTCAGACCCCGCGTCTCCACTGTTACAGCTAGTGAGAACATCAGACAAGCAG GATACCGTTATGAAGTTCCTCGGGGCCAGTTGTTTTATGTCACAGAGGTGGGCTCTGGCTGGTTTGGACAA GTGCTACAAGGTGATGCTGAGAAGCTGCGGTTTGGTCAGAGCAGAACTAAAGTAATTGTCAAGGTGTTGAAGGACGACGCCACGCCAAGAGAACAGCTGCAGTTTCTGGAGGAGGTGCGAGTTTTCAG AGAGGTGGACCACCCCAATGTACTGCGCTTCTTGGGCCAGTGTACAGAAACCATACCATACCTTACCATTCTGGAGCATGCAGCTAAT GGAGATCTAAAGAGTTACTTGCTGAGCAATAGAGAGGATCAAGAAGCCTTCCTGGAACGTGGGATTCTGCTGAAGTTTGCTTGTGAGATGGCCGCAGGATTAGCATGTATGCACCGCCATGATTTTATACACAG aGACTTCGCCACTCGAAACTGCGTGGTGACCAATGACTTCTGCGTGAAGGTTGGAGACTATGGGATATCGGAGGATATTTACAAG GATGACTATATGGCGCTAGAGGATGACTTGATCCCAATCCGCTGGATGGCACCAGAAACCGTGGCTATTCAGGATGGAAGAATACAGGTCACGGAAATTACACGACAGGCAAACATTTG GTCGTTGGGTGTAGCTCTGTGGGAACTGTGCATGCTGGGAGAGCGGCCCTATAACTACATGACGAATGATGGTGTGGTCACACAAGTGGTGCTGGAGAGGTTTCAGCAGTTACCAGAGCCCACAACACCTGTTCCCTGGAGGAGCAAAGT atATGACGTGATGAAGTTTTGTTGGAGGGATGAACGTCCAAATATCGACACTGTATATAAAGCATTACAGCATCTCTGGACAGCAGTCAGTGATTCCATGATGGCTGAGTTTGATGCTAAATGGAAGCTGCTGGTGGATGAGAAACAGTCACGATCTGGGTCACAGACGAGCTCTGGAGAGATGGAGAAGGAGGTGGTGGTTAATGGTTCTGGCCCCCCTATAGGGCACCATGAGCTTAGAGTGAAGGCAGAGGTACTGGCTGAGGAGGAGATAGCCGGCAGTGCTCAGCACAGGGATCTTCAGGAACTAGCTACAAGCTCCTTGGGAATTGACCTCATTGAGAACTTTACACCGTCCAAGAAGACCGCCGGAGAAGAACTCTTCCAAATGACCAGCACACCCATAGACAAGTCGGAGATGACATCAAGCCACATCACACCTCCTTCAGCATCATCAAACGCCGACGCTTTCATAACAGCCAAGGAGAATTTGTCCATTACCCCATCTGATTCTGAGGTAACTTCAGAAAACCTGACTGAGGACTTGCAGAAGGCAGAAGAGGCACGCATCACTGTGTCTGATGTCTCAGACGAGGAGCTGGTTTCTCCATTAGGGGGAGATAACCAAGAGCTGACCCAGGATGACACACGGTTGCTGATAGATGTGGGAAGTCCACAGGCTCCAGTCAGTCCTTCTGAGGAGGATAGCACGTTGCAGCAAGAGAGCAGTGTCCTGAGCAGGCCTGACATTATTGAGGACCTTGTGCCTAGAGGTGCGGTGCAGATCCCCTCTGATGTACAGGCTCCCAGCTCAGAACACCTGCATCCAATACAGTCCAGTGTCCTAGAAGGCACTGAGGACCCAGGAGAGAGGGATGCAGATGGAGAGTCCTCATCCCAAACCAAAGGCTCTGACGGGCAGGAGGTATCACATGCCAAA